The genomic interval GAACGTCTAACATTACAGGACACCTTTCTGAACACACAATAGCACACCTTTACCATCTCCGATCTCTTCTTTGACATAATGCATCTTCAGGTATTTAGGAACGGGAGCAGACCTGTAGAACAGTGGAGTAAATCGATGGACAAATCAGTGAAATTGCATTGAAGGTTGATGATTGGAATTGATAATGATCAACAATTTTACTAATATACGGCAAGATCTAGTCTTCTAGTCAATATTGAGTCAACTTTTTATTCTCGATGCTGTGGTACCGTTTTGGTCTTGCTGTGGTTGTTGCTGCTGATGCTACGACCActactgctgttgctgctgctgctgcttcattGTTGCTCGGCTCGCTTGCTCCACCTTGTGGCTCGGGCTGGCTATTGCGTCCAGTTCGCTCCGCTTCAACTGCCAAAGGTTTCCTAGCAACACAGGCAAAAGCTGCTCTATTTTTCCTGTGAGATCAATTGACAGGCCAGTGTATAGCCCGATAGTTTCGATGCTTTTTCCTTAACCGGAACACACTTAGGGAGCACAAGGGTCAAAACAAATCAATGAACAGCAGTCGGGTCTCACTTGGTAGCCTGGGTGTCGTCAGGGGTTTCTGGCTGCTCCGGCGGGGGTGCGGGGAGGATCGTCGAGGGACTCGTCTGGTTGAGTTCCGGGCGCCGCGCCCGCTGGTACGGACCTCCGAGGGTCATGGGTCGCTCCCCATTCAGGCGATCAGGCACCAGACCCTCCTTGTTGAGGTTCATTTCAGAGTACGGGCAGCTGACCTGACTGCacgagcgcacgcacacacacacacacacacacacacacacacacacacacacacatttaacttCACCAGAAGAGCCTCCATACTCATGTGTAGTTGTGGGGGAGGTTGTGAGTGTTCACACAGGGACTTGTACTGACGTGTAGTGTGTTCCATAGCGGGGCCCTCGGACGTGGCCCACCCCGTTGCACCCTTGGGTGGGACAGCCTTGTCCTGGGGGCAGCCCTATGTCCACAGTGCCTACAAACAGCCACAAATCAACCAGATTAACACATCTCTCTTTTGCTTCCTTCTCCTGGTGCGGCCTAATTCTCAGGGTCTCCCTGACCCTCAGACTAGAGGGTGGCGGGAGGCCATGTGACAGACAGAGTCACCTTCAAGTATGTTATGACCATGCTAGGAGACCCGTCCGTTAACACAGGACCTAACCATATGATCCAATGGGTCATGCCATTAATTTTCTTAATGCGATATCATTTGATTGATCAGATTTTTATCCAAGGTCTATaaaaggtctgtctgtctgtctgtctgtacctggCTCAGACGTGTGGTGCTGCAGTGGGTGAGCAGTCTTCTGACACCAGCCGACAGGGTGGAGGTCGGGGCTGTCCGTGTCCACCCAGTAGTCGTACTCTGCATTCCAGCCGTCAAAATGGACCTGGggcggaggaaggggaggggccagCACATAAAGACCCACTCACCAACAAACAGCGCCATGGGCCCTTTAGTACGACCACGGACACCGGGGCTCCACTCACCTTAAGTCTGTGGTACTCCACGTCTGAGATGGTGGTGACGCGGATGAGCATGGCGTTCCTCttgtccaccacctccagcttcATGCCCACCTGGAAGCCGTGTGGGGGTCTCTGGGAGGGGCAGAGcacagaggggggggtgagCGGAGGTCAAACTCCTCTTGAGGGTCCTCTGGGTGGCTCCTCCACAGTGAGGGGGGTAGGCGTCCCTTCTAGAGGTTAAAGGGATGTGAACCACCCATCCAAAGGATATTGACACTGCCCACTAGTTTTACCCCTGCTACCAAATCCTTTATGATTGTTAAATTTATTCAAGAATATAGGGATATTCTGAAAGAGAGGGGTAGGGTTGGCATAGCAATTTGGCTATAACTGCCAAGGTCACTGCATAGgaaacagagtgtgtgtgtgtgtgtgtgtgtgtgtgtgtgtgtgtgtgtgtgtgtgtgtgtgtgtgtgtgtgtgtgtgtgtgtgtgtgtgtgtgtgtgtgtgtgtgtgtgtgtgtgtgtgtgtgtgtgtgttaccggtTTAAAGGCCCGTGCCGGGGCAGCCTGTGTCCCTGTCTCCTCCATGTACTTGTCCCAGGAGAAGCTCTTGGGGTGCTTGTACTCTGATGCAGtggagagacaacacacacaccagtcagtcaccgaacacacacaagtcagtcaccgaacacacacaagtcagtcaccgaacacacacaagtcagtcaccgaacacacacatgtcagtCGCCGAACAAACAATTCACAGACTCTATTATGAACTGAGACCAGATGAACTGACCAGTGCATTGGTATGCTGTTTAATTACATACTGACCAGAAACGGATACATTTTCAGATATACTGGCAATATTGTGTACTTTAAACGGTCTATAATGTATTGTTTACATTTACTTTTTGCATTTAAAAATTTTCACCTCAAAAGTATGCATCAGTATTTTCAACCCATTCTTTTTGTTATTTGCAGTTTTATATTATCATGACTATTTTAGGTTTTATCCACTTTTTATTCCCATTACTGTCCTGGACTGTCTGCTGTGAATCCCGTCTGATTCATTTAAAAACGTGGCAGGGAGATCACAATGGTACTTTAGTAACCAGATGTGTGCTAGTTGAAATCCTCACCGGCAGGGGTGGTCAATGTGAGCTCAGCCTCTTCACAGAATCCCACTGGATGGATATATGGACTGCTGGCatcacacctgcacacacagtcgcacatttggaaaataaaagcaaTTGTACCATGGTGCACAGAGAGAAATATTGCCAATCAGTACAATAAAGCATATCATAATTTGAAAACAAATTTTCATGAATATATTCTTATGTCATTTGATAGAAATGTGTAAGCCAAGAAACACTTGACATGCCACTACGTGcttcaacaaaatatatattatatttaaaacaAGTGATTTATAATATGTAAAATGTGTAGCTTTATTAAACCTTTAAATTTCTAAGTTTGAAGATTGGAACAGTTGAAAGGGATCGTTGGCAAACTTTATTAGACCTAGACATTgtaacacgcgcacacaaacacacacacacgcacacacacacacacacacacacacgcacgcacacgcacgccacTCACCAGTAGTCGTACGTGTCGTCCCAGTTGTCAAAGTGAATGAGGAGGCGGTTGTCAACGACGGCGGCGATGCTAGCCACGCAGATCAACGACGGGTTCTTCCTGTCCACCGCCTCCAGTTTCATCCCCATGCGAAACCCGGAGGGAGTCACAGACTGAGTCCAATCACATCAGAATATTGATATTATATGCGAGTGTACACATTGAAGATCCAATTTGAACCCAGTGAAGGAGCCCCTGCTCACCGTGTTGAGGCTTTTGAACAGGTGCTTGGGAGCCAGCTGCCCTCTGCAGTTCTTCACATACATGCTCCAATTGAACTCCCCGTCCTTACAGCCTGGAGGATTGAACACAAGACGTCTAACCATGTCGCTGCTCCTTGGTGCTTTGTGCAGGGATGCAGGGGCTAACAGTGCTAACCTAATCACATATAACCCtgcttatttaaaaaataaaagttgattCGGAAAAAATGATAATTAAGTGCACATAATCTCTAGATTAACTTTATCGGCCCCAGTGCCTTATACTCTGGGAGCCTGAGCACCGCCTACGTTCTGTGAGGAGGAAGTTGGTGGGTTTCAGACTTGGTCACAGCAGAGCTTGGATGTAAAGTGGGTCTCACCAGACAAGCTCGTAGTATAAAgacaacacatgcttcgctttgtttcttgaaaacaatgttatacaaaaaatattgttttttgaatatgtttttattgcatgcatgcatatttgGGCACTGCAAGTAGAAGGCTGGgttacatttttatatataatacGCCGGAACCATGTCGATCTGGGACTGATAAGGGGACCCTAAACCCACTGAGGCGATattgttagttttttttgtGAAACCAATTGAACCGCTTTAgaaattaaaaggaaaaaaaaaagattagcTGGTAAAAGGTTGGGTGTCCAGCAGTGTTCTCCAGCTGTTACGTTCAGGCAGTGATAGATACGCACTATGAATCGGCTTTACCGGATATTTGATTGACATTTGTAAACGCATATTTGAAGTATGtcttcgggccagccctagcaGAATGCAAGAATGTTTTACTCCTACTCAAAACACCCTCCCCATACTGCAATACCAAGACGATACATACTTCGCATGGATATGTCACTACTGTGCGTGCGTTTACCTTTTGGCAGCAGCAGCTTATGTCCCATCTTCTCACACCAGCCGGCTGGCTTGATGTCCCAGGAGTCGGCGTTGACCCAGAAGTCATAGCACTCTGTGTAGCCATCGAAGTGCAGCCTTATCCTGTAGCCCTGGatctgaggagaggggaggggttatgGGCGTGTGAATATACGGGGCATTAGCATGAACAATGACAATGTTATTAAGGGTTTAGTACGGTGCTTTGGACCGTACCTCAGCGACAGTGAGCACACAGAAGAGGGACGGGTGGCAGGGGTCCAGGCCTTCCAGCTTCATCCCCACCTTGAAGCTGTTCCTGCTCTGTGGAAATGACTGatgctgcaacacacacacaagcgccgTCAGTGGGGAAGCGGCTTGGCAGAATGGGTCTGGGTGTGCGAACAGTGGGTGGGTGAACGCAGATGGGCTAGGCGGGTACCTCTTTGAAAAGTTTCACGGGGGCAGCAACAGCCTTCTCTTCTTCCAGGTATGCAGGCCAGCTCCACGCACGCTTCTTATTGGGCGGGGCTGTCACTTGTGGGTGGGACCACAAGAAGCAAACAATAAGTATAACTTGTTCGACAGGTTATCAGATATCTGTTTTGTTGTTGCCAGATTTTATCATATAAATTCATCAGTTTTGACCCATGTGACGAGGTGTCTGACAAATGACTGACAGGTGGGATGAATGTTATAACACAAAACGAGGTTCAACTCCTATTATCCCACTGTCCATTtttggttgtgtttggttttttgGCAGcagtttccatggcaacaatTTTGGAAACCATATGCATGcaggaataaaaaaaagaaacataactGTTTACGCCGCATGTACAGAAATCGAACCACTATGTTATGCTAATAAAACCtttatagaaaaacacacaaacaggtacaACATCGTACAATTTctaacacatacaaacacatacaatacaATCTGATTGTACCTAGTCTGGCGAGCTTGGCAGCTCTCCTGCCCTTGGAAGATTTGGCTTTTTCCTGGTGGGGaagggaaaaagaaaaagaaaatgaagacaCATTTGTATGgataaaaatgtattattagtTGAAGGGTTTTCCAATCCAAGTATTGAAATATCTTAAATCACTCAATCATGTTTCTGTTTGAAGAACACCAAAGTATTTCAGTTTCACTATCgagtaccgtattttccgcagtataaggcgcaccggggtataagccgcagcagctaaattgaatgatttgtacatatataagccgcactggactataagccgcaggtgttttaatgtttaattaccattagggctggcccgaatgccatttttcaggtttcgaatactcgttggtttttccaagcgaatattcaaatattcgttccagaaaaacaccatcaaaaataacattaataatcactatatactccctggaaccgttttgacagtatctgcatatatTGTTGATATATTGTTAAATCAGTattccgaatactgatttaaactacgaatactaattttctgagtggccgttagctgtaaaaatccatacattagccgcaccgttatataagccgcagaatcgaaaGATGGGAAAagaggcgcggcttatagtccgaaaattacggtaataGATCACAGAAAGAatgtaaacaataaaaacaaataatgaaAACAGAGCATTTAACATGATTGCCTGCCACAGTTGCTTCCGACTGAACAATGTTGTTCCAActgacctcttcctcctcctggttgttgtcctcttcctcgtccccaGAGTCCATATAGATCTTCCTCTTCTTGCGCACCCGTTTACCTAGCTTCTCACACTCCACTGCCTGGCtctccctggtctctcctgggGACGAcctggacacacagagacacccagcTGACCCACCGCCAACCAGCCCCATCCCATGCACACTACGAGAGTGATagaacagatagagagagacctagacAGAGAGGGGACCTAAACGtatttatactgtatatttatttagagaAGAGGcatagtgaaagagagagagacttacagGTGAGTGACACAaatcaaagaaagagagacaaagagagagagaggggcctggGGAggcagagacatagagagagcagggctccagacttaCTTTTTTCACTAGGAGCACTTTGGCCCCTAACTGAAAATTTTAGGGGCGCAACCAGAAATTGTAGGGGCACACACACCGTTAATTgagcctcctctctgcccgctcacctctccattgagaatgcattATCAGGCCCGACAAACGCCTCCCGTGTGAAAAGCCCTTTATGGCACCCGAAGCAGAACCCTGCACTGGTTCGGGTGACccgcacaatttggatgaaacgaGTTGGGTCGGACGCCTGAACAGCGCGGAATCGGACGCGGGTTTTGCGATTGCGAGTGAGACTTCACTGGTGCTGGATATGTTAAtcaggagcggaggagtcaactaaaacagtggatgatgtgctttttttgcacaacAATCTAAAGCACCAAGCCAAAACCAGATAGTGTAATTCCCATCTAATGTTTCTAATTTTCCATCGGGTGCGGGTCTGGTGTCAATATTAATTTATAGGGGGTCTGGTCGGGCTAAGTATTGCGGGTACGGGCGGGTGCGGGGTTTGTAAAATAAGACCCGTGCAGGACTGACTTGCACTGGCACACTAGCCGAAGTTCGGAAGAACGAGTCAATAGTTTGCTTGCTCATTGTAAACGCACGTAGCAGGTTGTGAAATCTTTCTCTTTCGCACTGACGTTTACACGCGCTCCATAATCtctaggaccctccccctcGACACATTAGCCACTGACATTCCATATCCTTCTTACACTCATTGGCCTGCTAAAGATTCCGGATTCATTGACGCGCCCCATCCACGTTTAACGTGTAAAAGAAAAGGGGCAAATTTACTGGTCGCAAATGCGCGACCAGAAGGAAAATTCGGTCGCACACTCTCAAATTTTGGTCGCAAAATGCGAACATTTGGtcgcagtctggagccctggagagagaggcccagggcggcagacatagagagatagagagagaggccaagggAAACAGAGACATtaagacatagagagaggcccaggaagacagacatagagggagatagagagagaggcacagggagacaaacaaagagagatagagagaggcagacatagagagagaagagataaaGAGGCCCAGGGAGGCCGAcatagagagacatacagagagagaggtccagggcgacagatgtagagagagataaGAAACACATAGAAAGGTAATTGAGAGTCAACCTCACCTGCCACTTGTCGGCTGGGCGCACGCCAAGCTGCAGAATTTGCCCTTAATGAGAGTTTCCCGGGAAACGCAGCTGCCACAGGCCCCACAGGTCACTGACATTGTGCCGGGGTCTACACTGGCACTTGGGACCACCTCCATGCTGGGACCCACCACTGTGCGGGGGGCCCTGTCCACGTTGGGGCCTACCACCGCGCTGGGGCCTACCGCCGCGCTGGGGCCTACCGCCGCGCTGGGGCCTACCACCGCACTGGGGCCCACCTCAATGCTGGAGCCTCTGACGGTGCTGGGGCCTACCGACGTGCTGGGGCCCACCTCCACGCTTGGGCCCTCTTTGCTGCAGGGCTCAAGAGACAGGTGAACAGGAGCAGTGACTGGAGgcaagacaagagagagagacaaggggcaTGAattgaatcagaatcagaattgcTTTACAGTAGTACACAAGACTAAAAGTATTatgcttggttcctcaacagccataCAACTCAACATAGTAGCAACAATACAAGAGTAATaagatagtaaaaaaaaaaatattaaagaaatatgtatttaaatacTCCGTTTCTGTCAAGATCTGCAAAAATGTTGTACAAATTGTGAAAATATGCATTTAAATAATCTGTTTTTGTTAAGATGTGCATAATGCTGTGCAAATTACAGTCATAGGTATTTAAATAATCTGTTTTTGAGTGTGGTTGGTTTGGGAGCATCGGATTCCTCCAAGAGTCTAACTGCTTGGGGGAACAAACGGTTGGTCATCCTCTGGGTTTTGTGTTTCCCTGACGGCAGGTGCTCAAACATTTGAAATGTTTCCCTTGACATGACGGATTTGATCCAATGTGACAGGTATTGAGGTCCCTGGTCCAGAGGAGATTTACCTTTAGATGAACCTGCTTTCgtctgattggctggggggaCTGGGGCTGTGTCTGATTTTCCCTCTGGTGGAGGGGTGGGACTTTGGGCTGGTGCTGGGTCAGATGTTTCAATGCCGGCCTCTACTTCCTTCTTTTTGACCTCTGGGTCCGTGACCATCTCTAGAGTTCCAAACTCTGTCATGCGAAACTGAGGGATAGAGATCAATTAGACTATGATACACACAAATGCGGATAAAATAGGAAGGTAGAAGTTCGAAACAATGTGGTGTATACCTTAATGTCACTCCCTGGAAGACTGGCAATGCCATCTTTCCAGTCCAGTCCACTTATCATGTCAAAGTCTGCTCCCTGTGAAGGGCCATCACTGGGTGGAGTGTCAgtcatctcttctccttccctccaCACTCCTATTAACACCTAATgtagtttaaaaaacaaaagagtAGAATAATTAAAGTAAAAACCATTTATTTTAGcagtaaaaaaaatcataatttgcatacttttttttttatatattaagcTGCCCAATTGGTTAGAAGGTACTTGTTTCAAGAATCTGTGTTTGCATTTAAATTTCCAAGCACAATTTTCTAAATGATCGTTGTTCATcaatgtgtatatttatattacaatgcATCGGCACTAGAGGGCGGCTCCGTGCCGTTCTGCAGGATACACCATGCACTCCGATTTCAGACAAAACAGTCAATAACAATATTGTTTTGTAGACCAATTAGGGGGAAAATGCATATACAAACAGGCCCATTAGGACAAACCTTCATCAAGATCATTGACGATCAAGAGAAAATATGTGCCAACTTAAAGTTAACGACACAAGTTCATATTTTACTCGTTTTAACAATATCTTCTAAAATAGGGTGTTTGCTTGATAGTGAACAAACTATATGATAAAGTGTACATTTGTTTCAATCAGAACATTGTTTTCTGTAACGATTTGCATAACTTAAAATTGATTTTAATCAAATTAAGATTACGATATAACGTTTTAGTCTTGACGCACGTTTAGGACTGTATTGGGGTTATAGTGGCCGTTTATTTGACAGTTATAACCATGTGTAAAGTAAGCAATGGTCCATCCGACACGGTCAGGGCCAGGTTTGGGGTCGTTTTAACGACCTCGTCTTTATTCCGTGATTAATAAAGTGTGCAAGAGCGCCCATGATTAGCATTCGTCTTATACAAAATGGCGGAGCATAGGAAGAGGCCAGTAACACGCTTAAACTATGTGAATTACTTAAGTTATCCATTCAAACAATTCGCACAAAGCCACCGCGGATCAAACAAATATCCAAGTGTTGCGTATCACATCACGACAAAGTGTTTTCCCTCGACCTGGccattttctttactttcccCTTGTCACGGAATGTCAGCCCAGGTTGCTAGCTCATACTTGCAGCTAGTTTGCCAGCTAGCCTTGTAGCTAGCAACCCATTTTGTTCAATGGGGACGGCTCGTCAGCCAGCTAGCCGCTTGTAGCTAGCACCCCGTTCAGGTCAATGAGGATTGGTTGCTAGCTTGTAGCTAGCCACACGTCCAGTTCAATGGGGGCGGTTCGGTAGCCAGCTAGCCTTAGCTTGTAGCTAGCAGCAGCTTCACTCCGTTGAACTGAATTGATGATGGCTAGCGATAGCATTGTGTTGACTTGATGCAGCCAGCTAAGGACAATCTAATAAATAAGTTCCCAtgttaacaacaacaaaaaaacgcaTTTCCTGTCATGACATTATTGTTCaggaaaaaaatgcatgttcCACATGATTACTGCGTTATTGTTCAAAAGGGGAAATATTGTTGGTTGATTAATTTCTTCAATAGAAACTTGAAAACCCGATTTATTCTCTTCGTTTCATATCAAAGTATAAATATTGATATCTAATAGGCCCCAACAAATAGACATTGGATAATCAAATTGTGATATTGTTAAAAGTAACAAGTGACTATTCATGCGTGTATTGTAAGAAGATGATGGAACTCACCTCGTTTGTGTTTTAACTCTTATTAGAGCCGGAGCAGGACGCGCATGCGTGTCGGACGCGCTGCCTGACAACTTTAGGGCTTGGAAAACTTCAGCTTCGCTATCCTTGATAAACACAGGACCATGTATGAAGTGTAACTACGTGCACAGTCCAGTTAACGGAGTTGAAGGTTAATAGTTAGTGTTGTTTGGGTCCTAGTTTCCATCCATCCCCCCAAGCCACTGCGGTGGAGAAGTGTGAGTGAGAAGAGCGCAGGGACGTTGCAGGGTCTGAATACGTAGTATTATACTATATCCTTACTATTATGATCAACAAAACACATTCACCTCATTTGTCTCACTGTACGCCATTAGCACTATAGGATAACGCCGTGGCACCCGTATGCGTACTGTTGTTAGTGTCCTAACCATGTAAGGAATCAGGTCATACCCAATTTAAATCAACGTCCATTGAACAACTTGGTATCTATTATCATATGGTCTCCTATGATTGTGCCTTTGTAGGTGCTGCACCTCTCCTGAACGTCACTGAAAGTACGCTGCAAGTAGCCTACACGTTGGTCAACTAATGCACGATAAAAGACGCCAACTTGCTACCGTTATTTTCGATATTAAGAAGTCACTAATTTGGTCCATGAATCACGCAGTGAGACGGCTAAGTAACCAAAAAGCGCCTTCAGATCGGGTCATTGTCTTTATTCTGTGCTCCGAGGCGGGGATCTGGTCAATAAGCGTGGAACAGCGCGGTGAACCATTACAGCTTTCATAGGCCAACGGAAGACGTGTAAAACGTCTAATAAAATGTTCAGAGTCTATGTTATCACATTGGATGGAATATATATGGCTCTGGGAAAGAAGTCATGTGTCGTTAGTATCAAATATCTGTGTGTTTTGGATACATTTGGGGTTTGTGAAATCTCGTCACTGAAATAAGTGCGAGTCCTAGGTGGTCCGCTAGGGGGCGATATAAGTCACAACTATAGGATTCATAGTCGCAGGTTGCTGCAGGTCCTAGATCCTTTGCACTAAACATCATATGCGAACCATGAGATGGCATTTAAAGCGAAATTGGTCGATTCAAAGGTATGGTGATAGTAATGTTGTGATCCGATCAGACCAGACTAGTGTTTTGTAAACTCCGCGGGGATAGAGTCGTCGCTCCCAAAGAGATGACATAAACAAAAGAGGCAATGTGTCATGTAGGGAGGCAAGtgcatatattttaaatatataggGCGGTATTTTATTTCCGATTATATTCAGCCGATTAAAGTAAGATTGCAGAATAGGCAACATGCCTGCTTACCTAAAGCGCCCCCACACAGCGGAGGGCTGCCTACTGTATTTGTGTATCGCTCTCAGTGCTTTGGTAATCCAATGCTAAATTATGCAGGCAATAAGCGATGTTCAACATACTCGGAGCTTCTTTAAAAATgctgcttttttctttttcagaccGTTCTTATCCATTTGCTCCTGTGTCTTGTTATATTTTACTCTCTGTACTACATGATCGGGAGTGTCTGTTTCGGTATCTTCAAGTAAGATTATTAAGCTTTTCCTGCCATACGTATTCTACACATTTACATATTACAGACCCACGAATGTGTGTTGGCTTTAGCCTACAATTGATTGCATGATGTAAGGTACCTTCTGTGGTAGAATCTGACTACAATTTTTTCAGAATGTAGAATGTGTAGTTTGGACAACAAAAATTTGAATGATTGAATTAATTCTGCTACATTATTTAAGTTTATATTCCTACACTTTTAATTTGTAAGCATCTACTAAAGTAATCGTCATGGTCCTTTCCTGTTTCATATCTCTTCCACTTATGCATCATTATTAGTTAATTTGTGGATCCACCAAGAATTTACACCTAGCAAACAGTTGCTTTAATCTCTGATACCAATTGAAACTCAATAAACACTACACTCAGGTTGGACCACTTTGATGGCCTCATCCCGTTTGACTTCAAGACCGGGCCCGCCGACTCAAACTCCAAATACTTGGGTGAGCACAGAGGAACACAATGACCAAAACAAGTCTGCCCTTCAACCCCCTGATGTCCTTatactgtctctctatctggtTTTCCTTTAGTCAACCTGCTGTCTATGGAGCTCACCTACTTCTCCTGTGGCCTGCTGTTTGCTGCTGTGGTGAGAAGATGGGTTTGGGACTACGCACTGACCGTCACCTTTCTGCACGTTCTTCTCACCAGCTTAGGTGAACCCAAAATAAGATGAGGTTACACTTTATTCATTCAGGAATGTAAGTTCAGGCTC from Gadus morhua chromosome 11, gadMor3.0, whole genome shotgun sequence carries:
- the l3mbtl1b gene encoding lethal(3)malignant brain tumor-like protein 3 isoform X1, which encodes MTDTPPSDGPSQGADFDMISGLDWKDGIASLPGSDIKFRMTEFGTLEMVTDPEVKKKEVEAGIETSDPAPAQSPTPPPEGKSDTAPVPPANQTKAGSSKVTAPVHLSLEPCSKEGPSVEVGPSTSVGPSTVRGSSIEVGPSAVVGPSAAVGPSAAVGPSAVVGPNVDRAPRTVVGPSMEVVPSASVDPGTMSVTCGACGSCVSRETLIKGKFCSLACAQPTSGRSSPGETRESQAVECEKLGKRVRKKRKIYMDSGDEEEDNNQEEEEEKAKSSKGRRAAKLARLVTAPPNKKRAWSWPAYLEEEKAVAAPVKLFKEHQSFPQSRNSFKVGMKLEGLDPCHPSLFCVLTVAEIQGYRIRLHFDGYTECYDFWVNADSWDIKPAGWCEKMGHKLLLPKGCKDGEFNWSMYVKNCRGQLAPKHLFKSLNTSVTPSGFRMGMKLEAVDRKNPSLICVASIAAVVDNRLLIHFDNWDDTYDYWCDASSPYIHPVGFCEEAELTLTTPAEYKHPKSFSWDKYMEETGTQAAPARAFKPRPPHGFQVGMKLEVVDKRNAMLIRVTTISDVEYHRLKVHFDGWNAEYDYWVDTDSPDLHPVGWCQKTAHPLQHHTSEPGTVDIGLPPGQGCPTQGCNGVGHVRGPRYGTHYTQVSCPYSEMNLNKEGLVPDRLNGERPMTLGGPYQRARRPELNQTSPSTILPAPPPEQPETPDDTQATKKPLAVEAERTGRNSQPEPQGGASEPSNNEAAAAATAVVVVASAATTTARPKRSAPVPKYLKMHYVKEEIGDGKASPDSISLQQALHESVFSPGMSASTPHRVALCWDKHCQLLPEVLGLSAKRVAAWNSEEVASFVKGLPGCKEHAATFRTEQIDGEAFLLLTQADIVKILSIKLGPALKIYNSILMLKNADEE
- the l3mbtl1b gene encoding lethal(3)malignant brain tumor-like protein 4 isoform X2, encoding MTDTPPSDGPSQGADFDMISGLDWKDGIASLPGSDIKFRMTEFGTLEMVTDPEVKKKEVEAGIETSDPAPAQSPTPPPEGKSDTAPVPPANQTKAGSSKVTAPVHLSLEPCSKEGPSVEVGPSTSVGPSTVRGSSIEVGPSAVVGPSAAVGPSAAVGPSAVVGPNVDRAPRTVVGPSMEVVPSASVDPGTMSVTCGACGSCVSRETLIKGKFCSLACAQPTSGRSSPGETRESQAVECEKLGKRVRKKRKIYMDSGDEEEDNNQEEEEEKAKSSKGRRAAKLARLVTAPPNKKRAWSWPAYLEEEKAVAAPVKLFKEHQSFPQSRNSFKVGMKLEGLDPCHPSLFCVLTVAEIQGYRIRLHFDGYTECYDFWVNADSWDIKPAGWCEKMGHKLLLPKGCKDGEFNWSMYVKNCRGQLAPKHLFKSLNTSVTPSGFRMGMKLEAVDRKNPSLICVASIAAVVDNRLLIHFDNWDDTYDYWCDASSPYIHPVGFCEEAELTLTTPAEYKHPKSFSWDKYMEETGTQAAPARAFKPRPPHGFQVGMKLEVVDKRNAMLIRVTTISDVEYHRLKVHFDGWNAEYDYWVDTDSPDLHPVGWCQKTAHPLQHHTSEPGTVDIGLPPGQGCPTQGCNGVGHVRGPRYGTHYTQVSCPYSEMNLNKEGLVPDRLNGERPMTLGGPYQRARRPELNQTSPSTILPAPPPEQPETPDDTQATKKPLAVEAERTGRNSQPEPQGGASEPSNNEAAAAATAVVVVASAATTTARPKRSAPVPKYLKMHYVKEEIGDASPDSISLQQALHESVFSPGMSASTPHRVALCWDKHCQLLPEVLGLSAKRVAAWNSEEVASFVKGLPGCKEHAATFRTEQIDGEAFLLLTQADIVKILSIKLGPALKIYNSILMLKNADEE
- the LOC115554194 gene encoding transmembrane protein 244; this translates as MAFKAKLVDSKTVLIHLLLCLVIFYSLYYMIGSVCFGIFKLDHFDGLIPFDFKTGPADSNSKYLVNLLSMELTYFSCGLLFAAVVRRWVWDYALTVTFLHVLLTSLVMLEFPTVWQWWLALGSGLFLMICNGQLIAYFTCRGDHSYPSFGSY